In Dryobates pubescens isolate bDryPub1 chromosome 12, bDryPub1.pri, whole genome shotgun sequence, one genomic interval encodes:
- the KCNE1 gene encoding potassium voltage-gated channel subfamily E member 1, translating to MLVLSNTTATNSLLSKLLQDYLEQTNNSAPSPVRSAGTNLEIIYVLMMLGLFGVFTVGVMLTNIRARRLEGSQDPYNTYIATDIWHKKDRQYFQAKLIENYKLCCVFENQLAVEQPGMQLPEAKSS from the coding sequence ATGTTGGTGCTGTCTAACACCACAGCCACTAATTCACTTCTCTCCAAGCTGCTTCAAGACTATCTGGAGCAGACAAATAACTCTGCACCTTCCCCGGTCAGAAGTGCCGGCACCAACCTGGAAATCATCTACGTGTTGATGATGCTTGGCCTCTTTGGCGTCTTCACAGTAGGAGTCATGCTGACCAACATCCgtgccaggaggctggagggCTCTCAGGACCCCTACAACACCTACATTGCCACAGACATTTGGCACAAGAAGGACAGGCAGTATTTTCAAGCCAAGCTCATAGAAAATTACAAGCTGTGCTGTGTCTTTGAAAaccagctggctgtggagcagccagGCATGCAGCTTCCTGAGGCAAAGTCTTCTTag